CCGCACCGAAGTGGGGACTGCGCGATTCCAGCAGTCGACGAGTTGATCTTGCCGGAGGCGCAGTTGCGGCGACTCTGTAGCAACATCCGTCCGCACCATGAGCGGCAGTGGAACTGCGTCATGCGGTAGCAGTACTAACTGATTGCGGAGGGCGGTTTCCAGCGAGTCGATATTCCCCCGCGTATAGATCGCCGGTAAATCCATTTCGACCATCGCTTGAGCGACCATGTGCGGCAAAGGATCGGGGCCGGGGGGCAAGCGGCCGTCGTCGTCGCGGGGAACCTGAAAGTTGGTATCGTCTGGATTAGGCGGGATCAGGCTATCGCTCCAGACGGCAACGCGGTCCGGATCCCAACCTTGCCGCGTGGAAAGGTCGCCAAAAGTCGACAGCGCATCCTGAAGTTGTTCGTCCCGCAAATGATTGCCAAACATGGCCAGGGTCGAGGAGCGACTGGTGTTTCCGCTTCGGCGACCAGTGTCGGTGCCAGAACCGGTTAGCCCGGAGTTGTAAAGGTCGGGCAAGGCGACGCTGACGCCAGCATCGAGAAGCTGTGCAATGAGCGCAGCTCGCTGGCGGATGAAGTCCTGCTTCAGGCCGCGGTTGATGACGAGTACTCCAGGTTTGTTCTTGGCCGGAGCTGATGGAGGCTCGAGCACCAACAGAGGAATCAAGCGGTTTGGCTGGGCGCGCAGCACGATTTGGCGACCCTTCAAACCGTTGATCAGCATTTCTCCACTCTGCCAATCAACTGTTGGATTTGGTGAATCTTCGAATTCACTCGGCGCGCTGAGCGCCATCTTTTTCCATTGGGCCTGCAAGGGAACTAGCAACGGAACCGGCTGAAGCTTCGCATGCAGCTCGTCCGTGCAGCAGCGAAGTTCCGCCGAGTCATGGCGATCGGTCGACTCTTCGCCGTTGGGTAATTTAATCTCGAACCACTTCGCCAAGGCTTCGTGAATCTGTTTGCGATGCGTCTTGCCAATGTGCGTGCAATGACTACCCGGCGGATCCTTCGCCGTGATGGTGCCGTAGCCCGTGGCAAAAGAAAGTTGGTCGGGCTTGTCGTACCAGCCATAGATTTTCTCGAAGCGCCGCCAGACAGGATCGCGCTCGCGATCCCAGGCAAACTCGTGGCCATAGATTAGACGTCGCGGTGCGATGCTGCCGACAATGACCCATGGCAAAGTGCCATCCTTCAAAGAGCTGGCCAGATTGCGGGTCGATTCCCAGCCGCCACTACCACCGTAGTTGAACGACGTTTCAGCATCCTCGGGAAGCGGATACTTCGACTCGGGTTGCGGTCCACCGAAGTTAAACGGAGCCGCGCAGCTAATTCGCTCATCGAGCGCTGCTGCCACTGCGGCAGGATCGCCACCGCCGGCAACTGCGCCAAGCAAGATGATCTTCTCGCGATCAATGCCCGGCAAATCCCGCAGCAAGCTGACGCCACTCATCAAGTCGAGCGCCAGGCAGCCCATGAGACTTTCGCCAATAATGTTGAGCTGTAAATTCAAATCGTAGCGATGGTAATAGTCCTGGCGACTTACCTGAAACGGCTTCGCATAGTCGGCAGCTGATCGAAACGGATGCTGCTTGCGTTCCCCATGCCCCAGATGATCGGGCACGAGCACATAGCAACCGGCTCGCGCCCAGAGGACGCCCATGTCTTGTAACTCGCCGTTTTCCTTCGGCGTATGGTGAGCGTGGCTGACGATGAAGCCGGGCATCTTCTCGCGCGGTGGTTCGGGTGCGTATAGGTTCGCCGTGATCCATTGGCCGTAGGCGCTGGTATACAGCAGCTTCTCGATTCGATACCCGTCCCCCTTGATCTCTCCCGCCTTCTCCAGCGGCGCGTACTTGCTGGGTGGTTGCCAATCGTCTTTGGCAAACGAGCGACCGAGCGATTTCCGCAGTAGCTTGAGCTTTTCTCTGCGGAAGGCTTCCCACTCCTCACGAGACTTGATGGCGTGCCAATCTGCCGAGCTTTTTGCATTGGCTGCCTCACGCCGCTGACGCAAATCGTTGGGAACGTAGTCCCGTAACTTTTGCTTCACTTCGTCCGGCATATCGGGAGCGGTGAACTTGCTCAAAGTCTCCGTCAGCGACTGCCGATTCGCTTCATCGGCAAACGAGGTCACGGAGATCGCGAGCAAAGCAGTGAAGAGGAGCAAGCGGAAGGTAGAGGCAAGCATGACGACCTCGGCGAGAGAAGCAGGCACACGCA
Above is a window of Anatilimnocola aggregata DNA encoding:
- a CDS encoding acetylxylan esterase; the protein is MLASTFRLLLFTALLAISVTSFADEANRQSLTETLSKFTAPDMPDEVKQKLRDYVPNDLRQRREAANAKSSADWHAIKSREEWEAFRREKLKLLRKSLGRSFAKDDWQPPSKYAPLEKAGEIKGDGYRIEKLLYTSAYGQWITANLYAPEPPREKMPGFIVSHAHHTPKENGELQDMGVLWARAGCYVLVPDHLGHGERKQHPFRSAADYAKPFQVSRQDYYHRYDLNLQLNIIGESLMGCLALDLMSGVSLLRDLPGIDREKIILLGAVAGGGDPAAVAAALDERISCAAPFNFGGPQPESKYPLPEDAETSFNYGGSGGWESTRNLASSLKDGTLPWVIVGSIAPRRLIYGHEFAWDRERDPVWRRFEKIYGWYDKPDQLSFATGYGTITAKDPPGSHCTHIGKTHRKQIHEALAKWFEIKLPNGEESTDRHDSAELRCCTDELHAKLQPVPLLVPLQAQWKKMALSAPSEFEDSPNPTVDWQSGEMLINGLKGRQIVLRAQPNRLIPLLVLEPPSAPAKNKPGVLVINRGLKQDFIRQRAALIAQLLDAGVSVALPDLYNSGLTGSGTDTGRRSGNTSRSSTLAMFGNHLRDEQLQDALSTFGDLSTRQGWDPDRVAVWSDSLIPPNPDDTNFQVPRDDDGRLPPGPDPLPHMVAQAMVEMDLPAIYTRGNIDSLETALRNQLVLLPHDAVPLPLMVRTDVATESPQLRLRQDQLVDCWNRAVPTSVRPGEDNDPRTAAAWLIEKLRAKKSPSR